From the Marinitoga litoralis genome, one window contains:
- a CDS encoding carbohydrate ABC transporter permease yields the protein MRKRSFILLMILPTIILISFIIFYPTISGVLLSFKNYSLYNFGNIQWIGFENFKEIFSDIFYIDVIWNTIKWIFFSVLLQLILGFILALLMKEPFKGRGLYAGLVFYPWAVSGFAIGLIWSWLLNGQFGVVNDILMKMGIIEESINFLSDPTIALYSVILVNVWYGIPFFAIMILAALQSIPNSLYEAAEIDGAGYFTKLFKITIPYIKPTLVNTVLLRIIWVMNFPDIIYGMTRGGPAGSTEILSVKMINTVFYESNYSLAAAHGVIIVLILLIYAIMYLKLTSKKEFSI from the coding sequence ATGAGAAAAAGAAGTTTCATATTATTGATGATATTACCTACTATAATTTTAATTTCATTTATAATTTTTTACCCCACTATTAGTGGGGTATTGCTTTCTTTTAAAAATTATTCACTATATAATTTTGGTAATATACAATGGATTGGTTTTGAAAATTTCAAAGAAATTTTTTCTGATATATTCTATATTGATGTTATATGGAATACAATAAAATGGATCTTTTTTTCTGTATTATTGCAGCTGATTTTAGGATTTATTTTGGCATTGTTAATGAAAGAACCTTTCAAAGGTAGAGGGCTATATGCTGGTCTAGTATTTTATCCCTGGGCAGTTTCTGGATTTGCCATAGGATTAATTTGGTCTTGGCTTTTAAATGGCCAATTTGGAGTTGTTAATGATATTTTGATGAAAATGGGAATTATAGAAGAAAGTATAAACTTTCTATCTGATCCAACTATTGCATTATATTCTGTTATTTTAGTAAATGTTTGGTATGGAATACCATTTTTTGCAATTATGATTTTAGCAGCTTTGCAATCAATCCCTAATTCTTTATATGAAGCAGCTGAAATAGATGGTGCTGGATATTTTACAAAACTTTTCAAAATAACAATTCCATATATTAAACCTACTTTAGTAAATACCGTATTGTTAAGAATAATTTGGGTCATGAATTTCCCAGACATTATATATGGTATGACTAGAGGAGGACCTGCAGGAAGTACTGAAATATTATCTGTAAAAATGATCAACACAGTTTTTTATGAATCAAATTATAGTTTAGCAGCTGCACATGGTGTAATAATTGTTTTAATACTATTAATATATGCAATAATGTATTTAAAATTAACTTCCAAGAAGGAGTTTAGTATATGA